Proteins encoded by one window of Dioscorea cayenensis subsp. rotundata cultivar TDr96_F1 unplaced genomic scaffold, TDr96_F1_v2_PseudoChromosome.rev07_lg8_w22 25.fasta BLBR01000892.1, whole genome shotgun sequence:
- the LOC120255209 gene encoding glycine-rich protein DOT1-like — protein sequence MAKNKKLMILGFILLLAIGLSSAARTLSDGREGYGSGYGAGEGGAGYGKGGGGGGGNGGGCGEGGGGYGKGGGGGGGHSGGGGGGEGSGGGGSSGHGGGGEGGGGGYGKGGGSGGGQGGGGYGKGGGGGGGHGGGGGQGGVGYGKGSGGGGGGGQGGGGGGGHGGGGGQGGGGYGKGGGGGSGHGGGGGQSSGGGQGGGGHGGSGSGYGNGGEGEGGGGGGHP from the coding sequence ATGGCAAAGAACAAAAAGCTTATGATTCTTGGCTTCATTCTTCTCCTAGCCATAGGTCTGTCCTCGGCAGCAAGGACCTTGAGTGATGGTAGAGAAGGATATGGATCTGGGTATGGGGCTGGTGAAGGTGGTGCAGGATATGGGAAaggaggtggaggtggtggtggtaaTGGTGGTGGATGTGGAGAAGGTGGTGGAGGATATGGAAAAGGAGGTGGAGGTGGCGGTGGACATagtggtggaggtggaggtggagaagGTAGTGGAGGTGGAGGTAGTAGTGGACACGGCGGTGGAGGTGAAGGTGGTGGAGGAGGATATGGGAAGGGAGGTGGAAGCGGTGGTGGACAAGGTGGTGGAGGATATGGAAAAGGAGGTGGAGGTGGCGGTGGACATGGCGGTGGAGGCGGACAAGGTGGTGTAGGATATGGAAAAGGaagtggaggtggaggtggcgGTGGACAAGGTGGTGGAGGTGGCGGTGGACATGGCGGTGGAGGCGGACAAGGTGGTGGAGGATATGGCAAGGGAGGTGGAGGTGGCAGTGGACACGGTGGTGGAGGTGGACAAAGTAGTGGCGGTGGACAAGGTGGTGGAGGACATGGTGGGAGTGGGTCTGGGTATGGAAACGGAGGTGAAGGTgaaggtggaggtggaggtggacaTCCTTAA